The following coding sequences lie in one Streptomyces venezuelae genomic window:
- a CDS encoding lycopene cyclase family protein, with the protein MRDADIAIVGAGAAGLSLAYRLAVDRPEGPTPSVVLIDAPAGPLKPAERTWCFWEEPHGEFDAALTAVWDTLRVRAPDGTAVTASPAPLRYKMLRSGAFESLVGDRLADEPNVARLEAVVEEIRDVGDGAEVRTRAPGGRPLSLRARWVFDSRPPRVLPPGRTTLLQHFHGWFVTTDRPAFDPRVADLMDFRTPQPAHGLSFVYVLPTGPRQALVEYTEFSRQVLDDQAYDQALTRYLTDELALGAHEIDRVEHGVIPMTDARFPRRAGRSVFRIGTAGGATRPSTGYTFAAIQRQTRAIAAACHRGHSPQPPPAHSARSRAMDAVLLRALDTGRVSGASFFTRLFREVPMERLLRFLDGRTSVREDVTIGFHTPVGPMLRTAAELPLLPRHRAERKEN; encoded by the coding sequence ATGCGGGACGCGGACATCGCCATCGTGGGGGCCGGCGCGGCGGGCCTCTCGCTCGCCTACCGGCTCGCCGTCGACCGCCCCGAAGGACCGACGCCGTCGGTGGTCCTCATCGACGCCCCCGCCGGACCGCTGAAGCCCGCGGAGCGCACCTGGTGCTTCTGGGAGGAACCGCACGGCGAGTTCGACGCCGCCCTCACCGCCGTCTGGGACACCCTGCGCGTCCGCGCCCCGGACGGCACCGCCGTCACCGCCTCGCCCGCCCCGCTGCGCTACAAGATGCTGCGTTCCGGCGCCTTCGAGTCCCTCGTCGGCGACCGCCTCGCCGACGAGCCGAACGTGGCCCGCCTGGAGGCGGTGGTCGAGGAGATCCGCGACGTCGGCGACGGAGCCGAGGTCCGCACGCGCGCACCCGGCGGACGCCCCCTGTCGCTGCGCGCCCGCTGGGTGTTCGACTCGCGCCCGCCGCGGGTCCTGCCCCCGGGCCGCACCACCCTGCTGCAGCACTTCCACGGCTGGTTCGTCACGACCGACCGGCCCGCCTTCGACCCGCGGGTGGCGGACCTCATGGACTTCCGCACGCCCCAGCCGGCGCACGGCCTCTCCTTCGTCTACGTCCTGCCCACCGGCCCGCGCCAAGCCCTGGTCGAGTACACCGAGTTCTCCCGCCAGGTCCTCGACGACCAGGCGTACGACCAAGCCCTGACGCGGTATCTGACGGACGAACTGGCCCTCGGCGCCCACGAAATCGACCGCGTGGAGCACGGCGTCATCCCCATGACCGACGCCCGCTTCCCGCGCCGCGCCGGTCGCTCCGTCTTCCGCATCGGCACCGCGGGCGGAGCGACCCGTCCCTCGACCGGGTACACCTTCGCCGCCATCCAGCGACAGACGCGCGCCATCGCCGCCGCCTGCCACCGGGGCCACTCCCCGCAGCCGCCGCCCGCCCACTCGGCGCGGTCGCGCGCGATGGACGCCGTGCTGCTGCGCGCCCTGGACACCGGCCGGGTGAGCGGCGCGTCGTTCTTCACCCGGCTCTTCCGCGAGGTCCCCATGGAACGGCTGCTCCGCTTCCTCGACGGCCGCACCAGTGTCCGCGAGGACGTGACGATCGGGTTCCACACCCCCGTGGGCCCCATGCTGCGCACGGCGGCCGAGCTGCCCCTCCTGCCCCGACACCGGGCCGAACGGAAAGAGAACTGA
- a CDS encoding MerR family transcriptional regulator: MDDAEAALTSGAVARRLGVSPTTLRSWDRRYGLGPAARTQGRHRRWTPEDIAVLEHMCRLTASGIPPGEAARLAADGSRAASEETTGEPGAPATGRRRRDASTVLPLGDVRQECRGLARAAVRLDAQEMQSRLDSLVGEHGLVPVWEEVMVPTLRAVGRKWELSDDRYVEVEHLLSWHISTTLRSVPLLRPRTAPLLDTPPVLLACMPDEQHTLPLEALNAALGENGVPTRMLGAAVPPEALVAAVRRIGPSAVVLWSQARSTAGEALAHRVAAMEWGPAGARRRALVLPSGPGWGRSALTGFTRCGSLRDAITLLSAARPR; this comes from the coding sequence ATGGATGATGCAGAGGCCGCGCTGACCTCGGGAGCCGTCGCCCGGCGCCTGGGCGTCTCACCGACCACCCTGCGCAGCTGGGACCGCCGCTACGGCCTGGGCCCCGCCGCCCGCACCCAGGGACGCCACCGGCGGTGGACGCCCGAGGACATCGCCGTGCTGGAACACATGTGCAGGCTCACGGCCAGTGGGATCCCGCCCGGTGAGGCGGCACGTCTGGCGGCGGACGGATCCCGCGCGGCCTCCGAGGAGACGACCGGGGAGCCCGGCGCGCCGGCCACCGGACGGCGGCGCCGCGACGCCAGCACCGTCCTGCCCCTCGGCGACGTACGCCAGGAGTGCCGGGGCCTCGCCCGCGCCGCGGTCCGCCTCGACGCGCAGGAGATGCAGAGCAGGCTCGACTCGCTGGTCGGCGAGCACGGCCTCGTACCCGTGTGGGAAGAGGTCATGGTGCCCACGCTGCGCGCCGTGGGACGCAAGTGGGAGCTGTCCGACGACCGTTACGTGGAGGTCGAGCACCTGCTGTCCTGGCACATCTCCACCACCCTGCGCAGCGTCCCCCTGCTCCGCCCGCGCACCGCACCGCTCCTCGACACCCCGCCGGTCCTGCTCGCCTGCATGCCGGACGAACAGCACACCCTGCCCCTGGAAGCGCTCAACGCGGCCCTCGGCGAGAACGGCGTCCCCACCCGCATGCTGGGCGCCGCCGTACCGCCGGAGGCACTCGTCGCCGCCGTGCGGCGCATCGGGCCCTCGGCCGTCGTGCTGTGGTCGCAGGCCCGCTCCACGGCGGGCGAGGCCCTGGCGCACCGCGTGGCGGCGATGGAGTGGGGGCCGGCGGGGGCCCGCCGCCGCGCCCTCGTCCTGCCGTCCGGACCGGGCTGGGGGCGGTCCGCGCTCACCGGGTTCACGCGCTGCGGCAGCCTCCGGGACGCCATCACCCTCCTGAGTGCGGCTCGACCCCGGTAG
- a CDS encoding sigma-70 family RNA polymerase sigma factor, protein MIASQPAPVTESVPAPSAGRVAGRDEDDLVTGFVAGDEACLAVVHQRWSALVHCVARRSLGDAREAEDVTQQVFIAAWRGRAGYSPGRGTLAGWLIGITRRKVADALSARSRRAALVDAAGAALAVRPQESCSLDGVLDQVLVEHELARLPPPQRKVLRLAFYDDLTQPQIAVVTGWPLGTVKSHARRGLLRLRQAFDPAPDRDTAPPRA, encoded by the coding sequence ATGATCGCCAGTCAACCGGCCCCGGTCACCGAGAGCGTTCCCGCCCCCTCGGCGGGCCGCGTGGCGGGCCGCGACGAAGACGACCTGGTCACCGGCTTCGTGGCGGGCGACGAGGCCTGCCTCGCCGTCGTCCACCAGCGGTGGTCGGCGCTGGTGCACTGCGTCGCCCGGCGTTCGCTCGGGGACGCGCGGGAGGCGGAGGACGTGACGCAGCAGGTGTTCATCGCCGCCTGGCGCGGCCGGGCCGGTTACTCCCCCGGCCGCGGAACCCTCGCGGGCTGGCTCATCGGCATCACCCGGCGCAAGGTCGCCGACGCGCTGTCCGCGCGCAGCCGCCGGGCCGCCCTGGTCGACGCGGCGGGCGCGGCGCTCGCGGTGCGCCCCCAGGAGTCGTGCTCCCTGGACGGCGTGCTCGACCAGGTCCTCGTGGAACACGAACTGGCCCGCCTCCCACCGCCGCAGCGCAAGGTCCTGCGCCTGGCGTTCTACGACGACCTGACGCAGCCCCAGATCGCCGTGGTCACGGGCTGGCCCCTGGGCACGGTGAAAAGCCACGCCCGCCGCGGCCTCCTCCGCCTGCGCCAGGCCTTCGACCCCGCTCCCGACCGGGACACGGCCCCGCCCCGGGCGTGA
- a CDS encoding FUSC family protein, translating into MLKRVFVAPDPGRIRLRFASRAVLGISLAVVVCGLAGHSLVAAITGGLAALLALFTVTDTTVRGQAITTALLPVVGFPVLALAASLHDTPLARDCAFLAVMGLGVYARRWGPRGHSLGVFAFMTFFISQFLHTEMHQLPQLYAAVLLSIAASSTVRFGAWCYERRLPPGVVPPAPPAARGLARATTRQAVQAAVGGAFALAAGQLLSGERWYWAVGATWWVFVNTTSRGETVVRSFRRVLGTLIGMGAGLVLVVPLEGAPVPSALLVAVGVFGIFYTAAVSYTWMMLSVTVLAGSLYGLLGVLDAGLLGLRLAETGIGALGAVLAVLVVLPITTHATTEAWIKQALHCVHDCTKEAAARLAGTESADPAGRIAELEAILGRVRMSLAPLVHPFSPLRTRKGRALQVVALLDNCAREIRGLAAVAADPEASHDARLAAACRRVEAAVESLTAPHGAPAQLGEAIDLPHAIVEPALAHLHSLERALIDLAHPLQRRGGTSLLGA; encoded by the coding sequence TTGCTGAAGAGGGTGTTCGTGGCGCCGGATCCGGGACGGATACGGCTCCGCTTCGCTTCGCGGGCCGTACTGGGCATCTCCCTGGCGGTCGTCGTGTGCGGCCTGGCCGGACACTCGCTCGTCGCGGCGATCACCGGAGGACTGGCCGCACTCCTGGCCCTCTTCACCGTCACGGACACGACCGTGCGCGGGCAGGCGATCACGACGGCGCTGCTGCCCGTCGTCGGATTCCCCGTGCTCGCGCTCGCGGCGTCGCTCCACGACACGCCGCTCGCGCGGGACTGCGCGTTCCTCGCCGTCATGGGACTCGGCGTGTACGCGCGACGGTGGGGGCCTCGGGGGCACTCCCTCGGCGTGTTCGCCTTCATGACCTTCTTCATCAGCCAGTTCCTCCACACGGAGATGCACCAGCTTCCCCAGCTCTACGCGGCGGTGCTCCTCTCGATCGCCGCCTCCTCGACCGTGCGGTTCGGGGCGTGGTGCTACGAGCGGCGGCTGCCGCCCGGCGTCGTGCCGCCCGCCCCGCCCGCCGCCAGGGGGCTGGCCAGGGCCACCACCCGGCAGGCCGTCCAGGCGGCCGTCGGCGGAGCCTTCGCGCTCGCCGCGGGCCAACTGCTCTCCGGTGAGCGCTGGTACTGGGCGGTCGGCGCCACGTGGTGGGTCTTCGTCAACACCACCTCGCGCGGCGAGACGGTCGTACGGAGCTTCCGGCGCGTGCTCGGCACGCTGATCGGGATGGGCGCGGGCCTCGTCCTCGTCGTACCTCTGGAGGGCGCGCCCGTCCCCAGCGCCCTGCTCGTCGCCGTCGGCGTCTTCGGGATCTTCTACACGGCCGCGGTGTCGTACACGTGGATGATGCTCTCGGTGACCGTGCTCGCCGGATCGCTGTACGGCCTGCTCGGCGTGCTGGACGCGGGGCTGCTCGGCCTCCGGCTCGCCGAGACCGGCATCGGCGCGCTCGGCGCGGTCCTCGCCGTGCTGGTCGTCCTGCCGATCACGACGCACGCCACGACCGAGGCGTGGATCAAGCAGGCGCTGCACTGCGTGCACGACTGCACGAAGGAGGCGGCGGCTCGGCTCGCGGGCACGGAATCCGCCGATCCCGCGGGCCGCATCGCTGAGCTGGAGGCGATCCTGGGCCGGGTGCGCATGTCCCTCGCCCCGCTCGTGCACCCGTTCAGCCCGCTGCGGACCCGGAAGGGACGCGCCCTCCAGGTGGTCGCGCTGCTCGACAACTGCGCACGCGAGATACGGGGACTCGCCGCCGTCGCCGCGGACCCGGAGGCCTCCCACGACGCCCGCCTGGCCGCCGCGTGCCGCCGTGTCGAGGCCGCGGTCGAGTCCCTGACGGCACCGCACGGGGCCCCGGCGCAGCTCGGCGAGGCCATCGACCTGCCCCACGCGATCGTGGAACCCGCCCTGGCCCACCTCCACAGTCTGGAGCGGGCCCTGATCGACCTGGCCCACCCCCTCCAGCGACGGGGCGGCACATCCCTGCTGGGCGCCTGA
- the glgX gene encoding glycogen debranching protein GlgX has product MRTWTGTPFPLGATYDGEGTNFALFSEVAERVDLILIDDDGTHRSVTLTEVDGFVWHCYLPGVGPGRRYGYRVHGPWNPAEGHRCNPAKLLLDPYARAIEGQMDNDAALFERAPDGPGRADSAGHTPLSVVTDPAFSWEGDRPPRRPYAETVVYEAHVRGLTRTHPGVPEALRGTYAGLATEPVIEHLTSLGVTAIELMPVHQYVQDGFLRDRGLSNYWGYTSIGFFAPHNAYAAHGSRGEQVTEFKSMVKALHQAGLEVILDVVYNHTAEGNENGPTLAFRGIDNASYYRLAEDDPAHYFDTTGTGNSLLMRHPNVLQLVMDSLRYWVTEMHVDGFRFDLAATLARQFHDVDRLSAFFDLVQQDPVVSRVKLIAEPWDVGDGGYQVGNFPPLWSEWNGKYRDSVRDFWRGADHTLAEFASRLTGSSDLYQHDRRRPRASVNFVTAHDGFTLRDLVSYNDKHNEANGENNQDGENANRSWNSGAEGPTADEGILELRARRQRNFLATLMLSQGIPMLAHGDELGRTQQGNNNAYCQDSELSWIDWDLTDEQRDLIAFTRRAIALRLAHPVLRRRRFFRGDTVTHQGQPLPDLVWLRPDALEMTDQDWQRGDAHAVAVFLNGDAIAEPDAHGRPVVDDSFLLLLNSYREPVVFDLPDAAYGERWSTRIDTTEPTGVADETEHKANAEVTLEAHSLLLLSRPARTTTSVSARSR; this is encoded by the coding sequence GTGCGTACCTGGACCGGCACCCCCTTCCCGCTCGGCGCCACCTACGACGGTGAAGGGACCAACTTCGCCCTGTTCAGCGAAGTCGCCGAACGCGTCGACCTCATCCTGATCGACGACGACGGCACGCACCGCAGCGTCACCCTCACCGAGGTCGACGGCTTCGTCTGGCACTGCTACCTGCCCGGGGTCGGCCCCGGCCGGCGCTACGGCTACCGCGTGCACGGCCCCTGGAACCCCGCCGAAGGCCACCGGTGCAACCCGGCCAAGCTGCTCCTCGACCCGTACGCCCGGGCCATCGAGGGCCAGATGGACAACGACGCCGCACTCTTCGAGCGTGCGCCCGACGGACCCGGGCGGGCCGACAGCGCCGGGCACACCCCGCTCTCCGTGGTGACCGACCCGGCCTTCTCCTGGGAGGGCGACCGCCCGCCGCGCCGCCCCTACGCCGAGACGGTGGTGTACGAGGCGCACGTCCGCGGCCTCACCCGGACGCACCCCGGAGTGCCCGAAGCGCTGCGCGGCACGTACGCGGGCCTCGCGACCGAGCCCGTCATCGAGCACCTCACGTCGCTCGGCGTGACCGCGATCGAACTGATGCCGGTCCACCAGTACGTCCAGGACGGCTTCCTGCGCGACCGGGGCCTGTCCAACTACTGGGGCTACACCTCCATCGGCTTCTTCGCCCCGCACAACGCCTACGCGGCGCACGGCTCGCGCGGCGAACAGGTCACCGAGTTCAAGTCCATGGTCAAGGCGCTGCACCAGGCCGGACTCGAAGTGATCCTCGACGTGGTCTACAACCACACCGCCGAGGGCAACGAGAACGGACCCACCCTCGCCTTCCGGGGCATCGACAACGCGTCGTACTACCGCCTCGCCGAGGACGACCCCGCGCACTACTTCGACACCACAGGCACCGGCAACAGCCTGCTCATGCGCCACCCCAACGTCCTGCAGCTGGTGATGGACTCGCTGCGGTACTGGGTCACCGAGATGCACGTCGACGGGTTCCGGTTCGACCTGGCGGCCACGCTCGCCCGGCAGTTCCACGACGTCGACCGGCTCTCGGCCTTCTTCGACCTGGTCCAGCAGGATCCCGTCGTCAGCCGCGTCAAACTCATCGCCGAGCCCTGGGACGTCGGCGACGGGGGATACCAGGTCGGCAACTTCCCGCCGCTGTGGTCGGAGTGGAACGGCAAGTACCGCGACTCCGTGCGGGACTTCTGGCGCGGCGCGGACCACACCCTCGCCGAGTTCGCCTCCCGGCTGACCGGCTCCTCCGACCTCTACCAGCACGACCGCCGCCGCCCGCGCGCCAGCGTCAACTTCGTCACCGCGCACGACGGATTCACCCTGCGCGACCTGGTCTCGTACAACGACAAGCACAACGAGGCCAACGGCGAGAACAACCAGGACGGCGAGAACGCCAACCGCTCCTGGAACAGCGGCGCCGAAGGCCCCACCGCGGACGAGGGGATCCTCGAACTCCGCGCGCGCAGGCAGCGCAACTTCCTCGCCACCCTCATGCTCTCGCAGGGCATCCCGATGCTCGCCCACGGCGACGAACTCGGCCGCACCCAGCAGGGCAACAACAACGCCTACTGCCAGGACAGCGAGCTCTCCTGGATCGACTGGGACCTCACCGACGAGCAGCGCGACCTCATCGCCTTCACCCGCCGCGCCATCGCGCTGCGGCTCGCCCACCCCGTGCTGCGCCGGCGCCGCTTCTTCCGCGGCGACACCGTCACGCACCAGGGCCAGCCGCTCCCCGACCTGGTGTGGCTGCGGCCCGACGCGCTGGAGATGACGGACCAGGACTGGCAGCGCGGCGACGCGCACGCCGTCGCCGTCTTCCTCAACGGCGACGCCATCGCGGAACCGGACGCCCACGGCAGGCCGGTGGTCGACGACTCCTTCCTGCTCCTGCTGAACAGCTACCGGGAGCCCGTCGTCTTCGACCTGCCGGACGCGGCGTACGGGGAGCGCTGGTCGACGCGGATCGACACCACGGAGCCCACGGGAGTGGCGGACGAGACGGAACACAAGGCGAACGCCGAAGTCACCCTGGAGGCGCACAGCCTGCTCCTGCTGTCCCGCCCCGCCCGCACCACGACGTCGGTCAGCGCACGGTCACGGTGA
- a CDS encoding pep a2 codes for MKSAIPCYYHLEVEVSPERIDQVRRILTAHLRHWGLGVLSEPVCRCTGVLLHEIEEHGTDKNTVVEMWWNGQHLITAVSDANRELPERHYGPQGCLTQIAALSDGWGSFPATDGKIIWFSRRVRAPERAPLAPAAPAPSLREALDLPRAIPLAALAGPGEAQPAEAEPAEAEPAVV; via the coding sequence ATGAAATCCGCGATCCCCTGCTACTACCACCTCGAGGTCGAGGTAAGCCCGGAGAGGATCGACCAGGTCAGGCGCATCCTGACCGCGCATCTCCGGCATTGGGGGCTGGGGGTTCTCAGCGAACCCGTCTGCCGTTGCACCGGGGTCCTGCTCCACGAGATCGAGGAGCACGGAACCGACAAGAACACCGTCGTGGAGATGTGGTGGAACGGCCAGCACCTCATCACCGCCGTGTCCGACGCCAACCGCGAACTGCCCGAGCGCCACTACGGTCCGCAGGGCTGCCTGACGCAGATCGCCGCGCTCAGCGACGGCTGGGGCAGCTTCCCGGCGACCGACGGCAAGATCATCTGGTTCTCCCGCCGGGTCCGCGCCCCCGAACGCGCCCCGCTGGCACCCGCGGCGCCCGCACCCAGCCTGCGCGAGGCCCTCGACCTGCCCCGCGCCATACCCCTCGCCGCGCTCGCGGGCCCCGGGGAGGCGCAACCCGCGGAAGCGGAGCCCGCGGAGGCGGAACCCGCGGTGGTGTGA
- a CDS encoding DUF5133 domain-containing protein: MTSVKLLPAKSEVARHLRQYRAWERQLLAHPADRSVRMHFEDTAYTLCVLMGECKAREAADAAEQYLRPREARPSRTTRAPHAATRRPQLSPSAPAPVR; encoded by the coding sequence GTGACCAGCGTGAAGCTGCTGCCCGCCAAATCCGAGGTCGCACGGCATCTGCGTCAGTACCGGGCGTGGGAGCGGCAATTGCTCGCGCACCCCGCCGACCGGTCCGTGCGGATGCACTTCGAGGACACCGCGTACACGCTGTGCGTCCTGATGGGCGAGTGCAAAGCACGGGAGGCCGCCGACGCGGCCGAGCAGTATCTGCGGCCACGAGAGGCACGACCGTCCCGCACGACACGAGCACCACACGCGGCAACCCGTCGGCCTCAGCTCTCCCCGAGCGCCCCGGCCCCGGTCCGATAG
- a CDS encoding alpha-1,4-glucan--maltose-1-phosphate maltosyltransferase, which produces MTSASETPPAAVPVPVPVPVLDVGPAVDRGRRPAKAVPGETFEVTATVFAEGHGAVGADVVLLGPGGRRGPWTPMRELSPGSDRWGAEVTPDAEGRWTFHVEAWTDPVTEWRRAATIKVPAGIDAGLMLEEGALLYERAARGAPEGTARRTLLAAVAALQDEERPPGARLAAALAPEVDAVLARYPLRERVSRSQAMPLLVERERALFGSWYEFFPRSEGAVVEEGRPPVSGTFRTAAERLPAIAEMGFDVVYLPPIHPIGTTFRKGPDNALTAGPDDVGVPWAIGSPEGGHDAVHPDLGTLDDFDAFVRRAEGLGLEVALDFALQCSPDHPWVEKHPEWFTHRPDGSIAYAENPPKKYQDIYPIAFDADLPGLVAETVRLLRFWMGHGVRIFRVDNPHTKPVAFWDRVLAKINAGDPDVVFLAEAFTRPPVMRALAQAGFQQSYTYFTWRNTKQELTEYLTELSTETAAYLRPNLFVNTPDILPGYLQDGGRAAFEVRAVLAATLAPSWGMYAGFELCENTPARADCEDYLHSEKYQLRPRDWAYAERAGYSLAPLITTLNRVRRAHPALRLLRNLRFHEADNDAVIVYSKRSGQDTVLVVVNLDPHHTQEATVSLDMPQLGLDWHESVPVRDELTGETYHWGRANYVRLEPGRAPAHLFTVLRPSSPLIGGSPTP; this is translated from the coding sequence ATGACGTCAGCTTCGGAGACGCCCCCTGCGGCCGTGCCCGTGCCGGTTCCCGTACCCGTCCTCGACGTCGGGCCCGCGGTCGACCGCGGCCGCCGCCCGGCGAAGGCAGTCCCCGGTGAGACCTTCGAGGTCACGGCGACCGTCTTCGCCGAGGGGCACGGAGCGGTCGGCGCCGATGTCGTGCTCCTCGGTCCCGGCGGGCGCCGCGGGCCGTGGACCCCGATGCGCGAACTCTCCCCGGGCAGCGACCGCTGGGGCGCCGAGGTCACTCCGGACGCCGAGGGCCGGTGGACGTTCCACGTGGAGGCCTGGACGGATCCCGTGACGGAGTGGCGGCGCGCCGCCACGATCAAGGTGCCCGCCGGCATCGACGCCGGGCTCATGCTTGAAGAGGGCGCGCTGTTGTACGAGCGGGCGGCGCGCGGCGCCCCGGAGGGCACGGCACGGCGGACGCTGCTCGCGGCGGTCGCCGCGCTCCAGGACGAGGAGCGGCCGCCGGGCGCACGTCTGGCGGCCGCGCTCGCCCCGGAGGTGGACGCCGTCCTCGCGCGGTATCCGTTGCGCGAGCGGGTCTCCCGTTCGCAGGCCATGCCCCTGCTCGTGGAGCGGGAGCGCGCGCTCTTCGGGTCCTGGTACGAGTTCTTCCCGCGCTCGGAGGGTGCCGTCGTCGAGGAAGGCAGGCCACCCGTCTCCGGAACGTTCCGCACCGCGGCGGAGCGGCTGCCCGCCATCGCGGAGATGGGCTTCGACGTCGTCTACCTGCCGCCGATCCATCCCATCGGCACCACCTTCCGCAAGGGCCCGGACAACGCGCTCACCGCCGGTCCCGACGACGTCGGTGTGCCGTGGGCGATCGGCTCGCCGGAGGGCGGTCACGACGCCGTCCACCCGGATCTGGGCACGCTGGACGACTTCGACGCGTTCGTGCGCCGCGCCGAGGGTCTCGGCCTCGAAGTCGCCCTGGACTTCGCGTTGCAGTGCTCCCCCGACCACCCGTGGGTGGAGAAGCACCCCGAGTGGTTCACCCACCGGCCCGACGGTTCCATCGCGTACGCCGAGAATCCGCCGAAGAAGTACCAGGACATCTATCCGATCGCCTTCGACGCCGATCTGCCGGGTCTGGTCGCGGAGACGGTACGGCTGCTGCGGTTCTGGATGGGGCACGGCGTACGCATCTTCCGCGTCGACAACCCGCACACCAAGCCCGTGGCGTTCTGGGACCGGGTGCTCGCCAAGATCAACGCGGGCGACCCGGACGTCGTCTTCCTCGCCGAGGCCTTCACCCGGCCCCCCGTCATGCGGGCCCTGGCCCAGGCCGGATTCCAGCAGTCCTACACGTACTTCACGTGGCGGAACACCAAGCAGGAGCTCACCGAGTATCTGACCGAGCTCTCGACGGAGACCGCGGCCTATCTGCGCCCGAACCTGTTCGTGAACACGCCGGACATCCTGCCCGGGTACCTCCAGGACGGTGGCCGCGCCGCCTTCGAGGTGCGGGCCGTGCTGGCCGCGACGCTCGCGCCGAGCTGGGGCATGTACGCCGGGTTCGAGCTGTGCGAGAACACCCCGGCGCGTGCGGACTGCGAGGACTACCTGCACTCGGAGAAGTACCAACTGCGCCCGCGGGACTGGGCGTACGCGGAACGGGCGGGCTACTCCCTCGCGCCGCTGATCACCACGCTCAACCGGGTCCGGCGCGCGCATCCCGCGCTGCGGCTGCTCAGGAACCTCCGTTTCCACGAGGCCGACAACGACGCGGTCATCGTCTACAGCAAGCGCTCCGGACAGGACACGGTCCTGGTGGTCGTCAACCTCGACCCTCACCACACCCAGGAGGCCACGGTCTCGCTGGACATGCCGCAACTCGGCCTCGACTGGCACGAGTCGGTGCCGGTGCGCGACGAGCTCACCGGCGAGACCTACCACTGGGGCAGGGCCAACTACGTGCGCCTGGAACCCGGCCGCGCGCCCGCGCACCTCTTCACGGTCCTGCGACCGTCCTCACCGTTGATCGGAGGGTCACCCACACCATGA